The following are from one region of the Gryllotalpicola protaetiae genome:
- a CDS encoding GAF domain-containing sensor histidine kinase — protein sequence MPSSTPVEARLRALIQANEQLVSALDLEVVLRRIVELAIELSGAQYGALGVLSSTAPTTPSGKRLERFIYVGLDPDEAKAIGHLPDGHGLLGALIDSPEPIRIDEIGVDARSVGFPAHHPPMREFLGVPVHSRDTIFGNLYLTNHDGGFTAEDQEVVTALAATAGLAIQNARLFTETARRQAWTAATAEITAALLAGDGRDPLALIAERVRDTADAAVALVLVPTATADTTDAGGAGTLRVAAVSGGAWGAAVGDELAVADTLAGHAFTSRQVEFAATLPNPYADGGILGPTLALPLTADGASSGVLVIGRATDQVVFSPATREMAAEFAAQASLALALAEAREARQRMAVVRDRGRIARELHDNVIQQLFGSGLELQGLLGTGIREDVSESITRVTDQLDDAISQIRLAIFALTATQTDASSLRHRIIDVVEQYRHELLRSPRIDFRGALDSTVTAGLADDVVAVVREAVSNTVKHARARTVNVSVALASGRLRVEVADDGQGGVDASTRRSGLANLRARAEARGGTLAVDSTSSGTRVIWEVPAPA from the coding sequence GTGCCATCCTCCACACCGGTCGAAGCCCGGCTCCGCGCGCTGATCCAGGCGAACGAGCAGCTCGTCTCGGCGCTCGACCTCGAGGTGGTGCTGCGGCGCATCGTCGAGCTCGCGATCGAGCTCTCGGGCGCGCAGTACGGCGCCCTCGGCGTGCTCTCGTCGACCGCGCCGACGACGCCGAGCGGCAAGCGCCTCGAGCGTTTCATCTACGTCGGCCTCGACCCCGACGAGGCGAAGGCGATCGGCCACCTGCCCGACGGGCACGGTCTGCTCGGCGCACTGATCGACAGCCCCGAGCCGATCCGCATCGACGAGATCGGCGTCGACGCCCGCTCCGTCGGGTTCCCGGCGCATCACCCGCCCATGCGCGAGTTCCTCGGCGTCCCGGTGCATTCGCGCGACACGATCTTCGGCAACCTCTACCTCACGAACCACGACGGCGGGTTCACTGCGGAAGATCAAGAGGTCGTCACGGCGCTCGCGGCCACCGCCGGCCTCGCCATCCAGAACGCGCGCCTGTTCACCGAGACCGCGCGTCGTCAGGCCTGGACGGCCGCCACCGCCGAGATCACCGCCGCCCTGCTCGCCGGCGACGGCCGCGACCCGCTCGCGCTGATCGCCGAACGCGTGCGCGACACGGCCGACGCAGCGGTCGCGCTGGTGCTCGTCCCGACAGCCACGGCCGATACGACGGATGCCGGTGGCGCCGGCACCCTGCGCGTGGCCGCCGTCTCGGGCGGCGCGTGGGGCGCGGCCGTCGGCGACGAGCTCGCCGTCGCCGACACCCTCGCGGGACACGCGTTCACGAGCCGGCAGGTCGAGTTCGCCGCGACCCTTCCGAATCCATATGCCGACGGAGGCATACTCGGCCCGACCCTCGCCCTGCCGCTCACCGCCGACGGCGCGAGCAGCGGGGTGCTCGTGATCGGACGCGCGACCGATCAGGTCGTCTTCAGCCCGGCGACGCGTGAGATGGCCGCCGAGTTCGCCGCGCAGGCGAGCCTCGCCCTCGCGCTCGCCGAGGCGCGCGAGGCCCGCCAGCGCATGGCCGTCGTCCGTGACCGCGGGCGCATCGCACGCGAGCTGCACGACAACGTGATCCAGCAGCTCTTCGGCTCCGGCCTCGAGCTGCAGGGGCTGCTCGGCACGGGCATCCGTGAAGATGTGAGCGAGAGCATCACCCGGGTCACCGACCAGCTCGACGATGCGATCAGCCAGATCCGGCTCGCGATCTTCGCGTTGACGGCGACGCAGACGGATGCGTCATCGCTGCGTCATCGCATCATCGACGTCGTCGAGCAATACCGGCACGAGCTGCTGCGCAGCCCGCGCATCGACTTCCGTGGCGCGCTCGACTCGACGGTGACCGCCGGCCTCGCCGATGACGTCGTGGCCGTCGTGCGCGAGGCCGTGTCGAACACCGTGAAACATGCGCGCGCCCGCACGGTCAACGTGTCGGTCGCGCTGGCCTCGGGGCGCCTGCGCGTAGAAGTGGCCGATGACGGCCAGGGCGGGGTGGATGCGTCAACCCGCCGCTCGGGACTCGCGAACCTGCGCGCCCGCGCCGAGGCGCGTGGCGGCACCCTCGCCGTCGACTCGACGTCGTCGGGCACCCGCGTCATCTGGGAGGTTCCAGCTCCGGCCTAG